In the Sorghum bicolor cultivar BTx623 chromosome 4, Sorghum_bicolor_NCBIv3, whole genome shotgun sequence genome, CAGTTCCTCGGGCATGTGAAATGGATCCACCTGCTGCCATGGCTACCAATGTGCCTTCTTCACTTGTGAACTGGTTGCTAAGTTTTGGGAATGAAGACTCACTTCTGATTCATCTCTCAACTGATCAAGGTACAGCATTCATAATCCTCATTGTAATACGTCTCTACTTCAGACATTTTTTTTATCTGTGTACGTGTATGGACATCCTAGACTCAAGTGTACAATGAAATATGCCTCTCCCTCCTGTACGGTGCTGGCAGTTTATGAGGGGGTGAAATCCTTCTACAAAGAAGAGGACGAGACAAAGCCGGTGAACATGTATGGAAAATCTAAAGTCGCCGCGGAGAAACTCATTGTTGAGAGATGCTCAAACTATGCGATCTTGAGAAGCAGCATTATCTATGGACCACAAACAATCTCTCCTGTGGCAAAATCCCTTCCCATTCAGGTAAAATGCACTGCTCAGCACTCACCAATAGTGTTATGTTGTTCTCCCCAACTTATAAGTAGGTAAACTCGTGTTGCTAATGTTTCGGAATTCAAACTGGTTCTACAGGACCAGAGCAGTATCTAACTAAGAAAAGTACTTGGCATTTGGATGCAGTGGATAGATGGTGTTCTTTCACAAGGCCAACAGGTTGAGTTCTTCAATGATGAATTCCGGTGCCCtgtctatgtcaaagatatggtGGACGTGATTTTGTCATTGACAAAAACTTGGTTATCAAGTATGAGTTTGACTTGTAGCATTTGTGGAACTCAATCAGTAGCAATACTTTTTCTTGTGTTCATTCTATAAACAATTTTAACATGTTCCAGTTCATATATAACGCTTCAATATTAGTGTTTTCCTATTGGCAATGTTTTCCATTGTGCCATGGTCACTGACATCAAAGTGCATGCTGCAGATGGAGAAAAAGTCCAGGTCCTCCTAAATGTTGGTGGTCCAGATAGGGTATCAAGACTGCAGATGGCTGAGTCTGTTGCTGTTGTTCGTGGATATGACCCCAGAATAATCAAATCTGTGTCTGCATCATCGGTATTATCTTGCCTCTGGAATGTAGCATTGGAGCATCCATACGATATCTGCCTGTTTAATGTTAACACATGAGTACTGTTAGAACACAGTTATTCAACAAGCATGGTGTTTTAGATACAAGTTGGTCTTAACTTTACAACTGAAATAGTATCCAACATTGAGCATTGAGGCCCCTTTAAACATTTTGCTTCCATATGCTTATTTTTCCATCATAATATCTTGTAATGCCCGGATCTACCTGTTACCCAGGTTAATCGAGGGGTAGCTTCTCCACCAGACATATCCATGGACATCACCAAACTAACCCAGATTCTTGGTATCAAGCCAATCTCATTTCGAGATGGAGTCAGAAGTACACTTGATGCAGAAGCCAGTACATGACACTTCCTCAACAGTGTGCTTGAGTTCCTAGGGAGTTGCTTGCATTCAAATATGAAAGTGTGACAGAAAATCACATTTAATTTGCGAAATTTCAGTAACAGTCAATTTCTGTTGGATTTATGTGAAATATGTAACTTTGTACCTACTAAAGACCAATGTCATCATCGGTGTTACTGCCTCATTGTACTGTACCATTATGAATAAAAATGGCATTCATTTTAAATCATTTTTTCCAGAAATGTGTAACTGTATTGTGCATGTATATTACAATTTACAATTTAATGTTACCCTCATGTATTTGTTTTTAGAGTTTAAGGCTTTGCCCCTGTCTTAGCATTAAGCAAAGACAATAGCATTCAGTTACAGCATTCAGGTGGATACCCTCATGTATTTTGATTGTTTGGTATTTTCAGATTTGTTGCTTCCCAATATTTGGCTTTAATTTCTAACCCTACCTTGGTGAGTTAGTATTCTATATGGTGCATAATCCTGTATTGGATTGAATAGAAGTGCTGGATTACCTATATATATAGGGCAAAATATGGGCCTAGGTGACATTGTCATATTCACACGACCAATTCCCGTGAGAAGTGCATTCTGCTTATGGCCAAAGCAACATGGTTTGACTCAAACCATTGTCCTGTAGAATGACCTATTGGCAAAGCTAAGTACTGTTACTCCAGAGCTAATCAGTCTTTTACATGTAATTTATAGTAGGGTTTAGCACCTGTGGCACGAATAAATTGCATTGCTTTTGACCCTATTGCAGGGACATGAGAGGGCGATGGGCGAATCACATTCACATGTGCCTAAACCTTATAATAGCTAAAGTCAGTACACCAACTCTTTGGCGCAACTCTACCACGACAAGCTTCCTCAGCTCTGCAGAAACTGCAAAATCATAtgaacatgcatgcatatattgtACGCAGCAAAGATTGAACCACTGAAAAATTGAGCACTCACACTTGCtttttaaaccatgttttcttCTACCACTTTCTGCAATTTTTAACAGGTCTTGTTGCTGTAGCAAGCTTGTGCTGACAGATCTTTGTTCGCACATCATCAAAGTATGACGTGCAGACTGCATCACTGGACAACCTTGCCAGGTAAGCATACATATTAAACCTGTGTATGGTATGCCTGTAGATTTCCAGTTAATCTCCAGCTAAAGCAGCAAATGCTCATCAAGGGTACTAAATTTGGTTGCTTGATAATAAATTGCCATTAACCCTGCCTGTAGTGAGACACACTATTAATGAATAACGCAGCAGCACGGATCGATGCAGAGACACATCAATTAACAATCCAGCACGTCAAATGGGAATCAATATTGTCCTGTCAtggttctttttttctttccccTGTTACCAGATCTGTTGAACCTTGCATCGACTTGACCAAACAGTAGACATAGAAAAATATAACTGATGTCTTCTCTGCCAGTCTGTAGTCAGCTGCCCGTTCCTGCTTCCCTCCTAAAAAGACGTAATTTGGATTTGTGCGTTgtcaaattttcaaaatttaattaagtttatagaaaatattattaATGTTTATGACCCAAAATAGTAGTATAttgtgaaaatatatttcatgatgAATCCAGCGGTACATATTCAATATTATAAACATTAGTACTCttttgtataatttttttatcaaaTTTAAAATTGTTTGACTTCTAAAAAGGTGACAATTGCAGGGTTTTTTTTTGAGGTGCggtggggtgtattttgtagtCACTCTGCTGGTAATTGGAATTTGCAATGCTTAGAACTCGATTTGGTCCATCACATTGAACTGCCCCATCCAGGTTCAAGATTCTGCCAGGATAATGGCCCTGCATTTTTAACACCTTAGTTCCTCTGAAGGTCAGCTTTACATTTGACACTTGTGCCTTGTCCCCTGCAGACGCTGCAGTGTTTTGGTAGATTATTAAAGATTACTGAGCACTGGTCTTGATTTGGATTTCCACCAGATGTGGAGCCTAACCGGTTGGTAGGGATACCAATGGTGTTATGTTAGCTTAAGCTACCTTGCGTTGATACTCTAATCCCAGGGCAGCAGGGCTGTTTTGAGGTGAGAGTGAGAGGGAAGCAGAAGCCATCTTACCTCTCAAAGAACAATTGCTTGTAGCTGCAACCAAAGTCTGCTGGGGGTACCTTTTCAAAGGACCATTGGTTGCTTGCTTGATCAGGCTACATAATAACATGCAAGGAAACTGTCACAAACAGCCAAGATTGTCAGTCAGTAACCTCTCGGCCTAAGCATTTCTTTATTATGcccacatgagtttcatgaaTCTTTCCGTATAGGCCTTGGAGAAAGATACcag is a window encoding:
- the LOC8055342 gene encoding methionine adenosyltransferase 2 subunit beta — translated: MRSLEMAGEERKRVLVVGGSGYLGQHLLAASSAADRLDVAFTHHSPAPPQPLLDALPSVRAFRADLRSGDGLEAISASFGQPHVVVNCAAMSVPRACEMDPPAAMATNVPSSLVNWLLSFGNEDSLLIHLSTDQVYEGVKSFYKEEDETKPVNMYGKSKVAAEKLIVERCSNYAILRSSIIYGPQTISPVAKSLPIQWIDGVLSQGQQVEFFNDEFRCPVYVKDMVDVILSLTKTWLSNGEKVQVLLNVGGPDRVSRLQMAESVAVVRGYDPRIIKSVSASSVNRGVASPPDISMDITKLTQILGIKPISFRDGVRSTLDAEAST